A single Stigmatopora argus isolate UIUO_Sarg chromosome 7, RoL_Sarg_1.0, whole genome shotgun sequence DNA region contains:
- the gna12a gene encoding guanine nucleotide-binding protein subunit alpha-12a, producing MSGVVRTLSRCLLPAEASRDAGGSKESSRGRDAAQEREARRRSREIDAMLARERRAVRRLVKILLLGAGESGKSTFLKQMRIINGQEFDKKARLDFRDTIYENILKGMRVLVDARDKLGISWQSCENEKQGMLVMSWEGRAGAVGVEPGEFQLYVMALSALWADASIQQAYARRSEFQLSESVKYFLDNLERIGQLSYSPNRQDILFARKATKGIVEHDFVIKKIPFKMVDVGGQRSQRQKWFQCFDGITSILFMVSSSEYDQVLMEDRRTNRLVESMNIFETIVNNKLFLNVSIILFLNKTDLLVDKIRTTDIRKNFPEFRGDPRRLEDVQAFLVQSFSRKRRNRGKPLFHHFTTAVDTENIRFVFHAVKDTILQENLKDIMLQ from the exons ATGTCGGGAGTGGTTCGCACCCTGAGCCGCTGCCTGCTGCCGGCCGAGGCGAGCCGGGACGCAGGCGGCAGTAAGGAGAGCAGCCGGGGCAGGGACGCTGCGCAGGAGAGGGAGGCTCGTCGGAGGAGCCGGGAGATCGACGCCATGCTAGCCCGAGAGAGGAGAGCCGTGAGGCGGCTGGTGAAGATCCTGTTGCTCGGGGCCGGAGAGAGCGGAAAGTCGACTTTTCTTAAGCAAATGCGTATCATTAACGGGCAGGAGTTTGACAAGAAAGCCCGTCTGGATTTCAgggacactatttatgaaaataTACTCAAG GGCATGCGCGTGCTGGTGGATGCCCGTGACAAACTTGGCATTAGCTGGCAGAGCTGCGAGAATGAGAAGCAAGGCATGCTGGTGATGTCGTGGGAGGGACGGGCAGGCGCTGTGGGTGTCGAGCCTGGCGAGTTCCAGCTGTACGTGATGGCACTGAGCGCACTATGGGCCGATGCCAGCATCCAGCAGGCTTACGCAAGGCGCTCTGAGTTCCAGCTG AGTGAGTCGGTCAAATACTTCCTGGATAACTTGGAGCGCATTGGTCAGCTG AGTTACAGCCCAAACAGACAGGACATTTTGTTCGCCAGGAAGGCCACCAAGGGCATCGTTGAGCATGACTTTGTCATCAAGAAGATACCTTTCAAGATGGTGGATGTGGGCGGGCAGAGGTCTCAAAGGCAGAAGTGGTTCCAGTGCTTCGATGGAATTACCTCCATCCTCTTTATGGTGTCGTCCTCCGAGTACGATCAG GTCTTAATGGAGGATCGACGCACCAACCGCCTGGTGGAGAGCATGAACATCTTTGAGACTATTGTCAACAACAAGCTCTTCCTCAACGTCTCGATCATCCTCTTCCTTAACAAGACCGACCTGCTGGTGGACAAGATTCGGACCACCGACATCCGCAAGAACTTCCCCGAGTTCAGGGGGGACCCGCGCAGGCTGGAGGACGTGCAG GCATTTCTGGTGCAGTCATTCAGCCGTAAAAGGAGAAACCGAGGGAAGCCGCTGTTCCACCACTTCACCACCGCGGTGGACACAGAAAACATCCGCTTTGTGTTTCACGCAGTCAAGGACACCATCCTGCAAGAGAACCTCAAGGACATCATGCTGCAGTAA